Proteins from one Sarcophilus harrisii chromosome 2, mSarHar1.11, whole genome shotgun sequence genomic window:
- the RAMAC gene encoding RNA guanine-N7 methyltransferase activating subunit isoform X2, giving the protein MTDTPDAVPNFEEMFANRFTEDDTEYQEYLKRPVESPPIVEEWNSRSSGNQRNRGNRLQDNRHFRGRDGRRGWPSDNRSNQWHGRPWGNNYQQHRQEPYYHHQYGQYGYNQRPPFGYC; this is encoded by the exons ATGACTGACACACCTGATGCTGTTCCAAATTTTGAAGAAATGTTTGCCAATCGATTCACAGAAGATGATACAGAGTATCAAGAATACCTGAAACGTCCTGTAGAGTCCCCTCCAATTGTTGAAGAGTGGAATAGTAGATCTAGTGGTAATCAAAGGAACAGAGGCAATCg gttGCAAGATAACAGACACTTTCGGGGAAGGGATGGCAGACGAGGTTGGCCAAGTGACAATCGATCTAATCAGTGGCATGGAAGACCCTGGGGTAACAACTATCAGCAGCATAGACAAGAACCTTACTACCATCATCAGTATGGACAATATGGTTATAATCAACGGCCTCCTTTTGGATACTGTTAA
- the RAMAC gene encoding RNA guanine-N7 methyltransferase activating subunit isoform X1, translating to MILRMTDTPDAVPNFEEMFANRFTEDDTEYQEYLKRPVESPPIVEEWNSRSSGNQRNRGNRLQDNRHFRGRDGRRGWPSDNRSNQWHGRPWGNNYQQHRQEPYYHHQYGQYGYNQRPPFGYC from the exons ATG atTCTCAGAATGACTGACACACCTGATGCTGTTCCAAATTTTGAAGAAATGTTTGCCAATCGATTCACAGAAGATGATACAGAGTATCAAGAATACCTGAAACGTCCTGTAGAGTCCCCTCCAATTGTTGAAGAGTGGAATAGTAGATCTAGTGGTAATCAAAGGAACAGAGGCAATCg gttGCAAGATAACAGACACTTTCGGGGAAGGGATGGCAGACGAGGTTGGCCAAGTGACAATCGATCTAATCAGTGGCATGGAAGACCCTGGGGTAACAACTATCAGCAGCATAGACAAGAACCTTACTACCATCATCAGTATGGACAATATGGTTATAATCAACGGCCTCCTTTTGGATACTGTTAA